The sequence GGGGATTTGCAGACAAAATAAACACCGCTTTTAAAACGCGGTTGTTTTCTGCTGATCACTTCCGGCGTGTGCTTAAGAAGATATATAGTCTTAAGCAAGCTACTGAGTTTTGTGTCGAAGTTATTGCTTTCCAAAACCTTGAGCCGGCTTTCCTGGGAGAAATACTCGAATTCACTGTTGCCTGGAATTTTCATCTTCCCATCCACAACACAAATGAATCCTTTTTTATTTCTGGAAATTAAATCATTGGTGGAATTTTCGAACTTGAAAAGAACGTCGTTGATTTTAATCCCCTCGATTTCCCTTTCCCTGACTATCAACAACTTTTCCCTGAACACCCTCGGGAATACTCTGCTCTTAAAATAATAGTCATCGCCGTTCTTAGTGAAGATTTCTTCAAAATTCTTTACGTTAATAAAACTGCTTTCGTTCAAGGCGTTATGGACAAATGGCAATTCATAATCCCAGTTGCTGTTCTTCTGGAACATAGAGATTTCATTGATGACTTTGTTGAGAAATTTGGTGAACTTGACGCATTTTTTCAGGGGCATTCCTGCCCTTGAACCGGGGAAAAGCTTTTCAATAGTGCTGTTTACAGTAAGTTTTTCCCAAAGATACTGCGAAACTTCATATACTTTTCCGGAATCAATACAGAAAAAACCTACCATTTTTTTGTCACCGAGAATAAATTCCTTCTTCAGAGTCTTGTAAAAACTTCCGCCCTTGTTTTCCGGAGGCGGAACAATCCAGTGGGCCGCCTTTCTTGTAAAAATTTTTAAATCTTCAATTTCCTTTTCGGAGCTGAATGCGATTTCTTTCAAGCTTGCGGCAAGAAAAGTAAGCCCTTTAAGCAGTTTTTTTCTCTTGAATATTTCCACTTGCATAGTTTTCCTCGCTTTTTAAAATTTCTGAAATTATTTCAACTGCGGTATCGTCGTCATTGTCAATGTATTGGTCGCAAATCCCTGTTATTCTGTAGCTGTCAACGCTCATTCCGTGAAGATTCCTGTTGAGCCAATCATCACCCTGACTGAGTATAACTTCCTTCGCTTTTTCAAAAAGTTGAATATCCTTTTCGCATGATGAAACGTTTTTTTCCTGCAAAAGCCTTGCTTTGTTCAAAATTGTCAGGGCTGATTTAAAAGCTTCTTTTCCCGATGTCGAAATCTTGAATTTTTGAAGTATTCTCTCTGTGCTTTCCTCGTTTTCCGGTTCTATCTTGATAAAACCCAGATCCCTGATTGTCTTTTCAAGTATTTCCTTCTCTAGATTTCTCGTATTCCCGTCCTCGATGGCGGGATAAATCCAGGAAAACTCGGAAGCCATTTTAAAATTATCCCTAAAGACTTTCGTTGTAATTCTGATTTTTTTTGACATGTCTATCGCGAACATGACTTTTAACGTCCTAAAAATCATTCCCACTCTTCTCTCGCTTACCGCTTTGAATTCTTTTTCGGAACATACATCCTGGGCATTCCTGTAATAAGCAGCGCAGAATTTTTCGGATAAATCGGTAATTTTTTGGGGCAAAGTATAATATTCTTTTTTTACTTTCTTTATAAGGGCTTGAAGTTTTTCAGTAATGTTCTTGTCGAACTCGTTATCTTCTCTCAGAAGCGACGATTTTTCATTATTTCCTTTGACAATTTTGAGTATGTCATCTTCTTTGAAATAATCATCTATCTCCACAATCTGGGCAAATCTATCTGCGAGTGCAGGGTCAAGTGTATAAGCACCGGGATAATTCAGGGGATTCATCGCTGAAAACACATACCTTAACGAAGGAATATTTTTTCCCATCAAGGATCTGTCCTTGATGATTTCAAGCCATTTGCTCTGCATGGCATAATTCGCCCTCGATAATTCGTCAATCAATATGAATTTTTTATTCCACAAGGTCATGGGCGATTTTATGTATTCCATTTTACTTTTTTTCATCATTTCAGGATCTGGGAAACCGATGATGTCTTCAAAAACCGATTTAGATGCGTCGTATGCGTTGAATTCTTTTTCATCTCCTTCCGTTTTATATCCGAGAGCACGCGCTAACTGACACAACATAAACGTTTTACCAGATCCGTGTTTTCCTATAAAAAGAAGTGGTTCCCCTGTGACCAATGATGAAAGAATTATTTTGGAATACTTTTCGTATCCAAAAACTTGAAGTTTTTGTAAAATTTCATCCATTTTAATCTCCTTTTTTTATTATAGTGTTGCTAAATTTTATTACATCTTTGTTTATAGTATAAATTTGATGCAGTGTCAAGAAAAATTTATAAGTGCATTGAAAAAATTATTACCATTATTGCTTTGTTTTATTTTATCAACTGTGTTATCATCTGCCATGGTTATAAAAAAAATTAAGCTGTCCGATATTTGTGAAATCAGAGCCGGCTATCTTTTTAGATTTAAGATAGAAGAAGATAATGAAGGAGATGTTCAGGTAATACAGTTATCAGACGTCGGCCGTTCTCTTATTTTAGAAAATTTAGGCCAATTTAAATCCATTAAAATTGACGATAAAAGAATTCTCGAAAAACATCTTCTCAAAGAGGACGAAATCTTATTCAAAGCCAAATCAACCAACCATGTCGCAGCTGTTTTCAAGGGTAATTTTAATGCCCTCGCGACGCACCATTTTTTTATCATGAGAATACGGCCAATAGAGGGTATAAATAGGAATGAAATATTCCCCCCTTACCTTGCCCTTTACATCAACCTTCCCCCTTCGCAGACTCATTTTTCATCCAACAGGGCGAACACACATATAATAAACAAAAACTCTCTCGAATCACTTGAAATAGCATTACCTGATATCGAAATTCAAAAAAATGCGGTTAATGTCTATGAAAACCTCACCAAACAGATGGAAAATTACGGGAAAATTATCGAACATAAAAAAGAATTACTGGACCTGACTCTCAGCAATTTACTGGGAATATCAAATGCTTTTAAGGACTGACAGGTTGTTTTCCGATAAAGGAAGAGAATACATTGGGCTGTACCAGAATTTCTGCGATGGCCGGCAATCATGGAACAGTTTTTCTCTGTTCTTCGGGGCAGTTCTTCTGAAGTTTTGCGAGGAATCAAAGGTTTCTTCAAACCCTTTCTCAAAAAACACAGAGCATCCTTTTTCGGGTCTTGTCACAGAAAAAAACGCCTATGAAAACCTGATATCTTTGTTGGATAAGTTTTTACAAAACAATTCCATTGAATTTACCGACATCACAAATCAAGACTTCTTTGAAAATAACTTAAGCAAGGAAGGAAAAGACAGGAAGGTAAAAATACTGGCTCTTGAGCTGTCGGACAAGAATAAATCTTTGACGGATGAGAAGGGTTTATTTTTTATTACCCTCTTCAGGTATTTTCAGCACGGAAACTATTTTTTCAACCCAGAACAGAGGGCTCAAGAAAACGCCAAAAAGCTTATGTTTGCTTTGGCTGAAAAAAAGGGTTGTGAAAATATAGTGTTTTCAGGCATAGAAAACGGGGTGTATTTTGATTATCAGGAAAATTATACCCGTAATATTTTCGTCGGAACTGAATCCATGTATTCCTTCTTGATCCAGACTATTTTGAAAAAATTCTCTGAATCTGAAAACATAAAAATTCTGAAACCTAAAGACGCTCTGACTTCCGGAGAAAAATTCTTAAAATTTCATTTTCCTAAATCATACGTATCCATGAGAAGAATTTTTTTCAGAAACGAAAGAGAACCCGGAGATATTCGAAGAGCTGACAATCTTTACAAAGAATACCTTTCAAAAGAACTCAATCTATTGTTTACTGAAGGAAAAGGCATTTATTTATATGTTGACGCAAGGACTCTGGCTGAAGATTATCTGAGAAATGAATTTTTTGTTTTGATTTCTCAAAAACCTCTTGATTTTGCCGTAAGACTTCCAAACATGTACTTTTTGGGAAATTACCGGCAGTCATTCGTATTCGGTTTCAGCAATAACAAGACGAAAAAAGGTGTTTTGCTTGTCGATGCGTCAATTTTCACTGAAAATAAAACAAGAAATAGTCTCACAACTGAGATTGTCGAAAGTATCGCGGATATAATCACCAATAGAAAAGAAAAAAAATATTATGCAAAAATATTTACTGAAATCGAAGATTTTAAACTAAACCTTTTCAAACCTCTTCACCCGGAATCCGCAGGTTCGGAGAATTTTTCAGATAAACTCAAGAATCTAAAAGATGAGATAAATTCCCTGACCGAGAATATCGGAAAATTAGAAGATGAATTCGATGAATTGACAGACGATATTAAAGGTCGAATACCAGAAGGTTGAGAACCTTCTGGTTGAGAACATTTCGGTTGAGAACTTTAAGGTTGAAAACCTTTCAGCTTACAATCTGCTGTTTGAAAACACTATTCCACAATAATTTTAAGACTATATTCACCTGTTCCGGAATTTGTCGAATAAACCCTCGCCTCATACTCATCTGGTCCGGCGATGACATATATAAGCGCATCACCCATAGGGTACTCGCTGTCCCATTCGGCTAGAACCGCACCTGTGGAGACTTCGATTAGTTTGAGAAGAGGAGTGAAAGCTTCGGTCGTAACTTCGACCCTTACTTTGTCTCCTGTCGTAGCTTCAAAAGTGTATGCATCATAGGGAAAGTTCATGTGGTTGGGATCCGTCAGGTCGCCCTCTTCTATCGTGCCGGATTTTTCGATAATCTGCTCAGTTGGTTCAACCCTCGCAGTTGTATCAGCCGGCTCTGAAGATTCACCGCCAGATTCGTTTTTTGAACATTCCCAAGAGAGCAAAAGCGTCAGAATTATTATCGGCAAATAGCACCAAACATGCATCTTTTTCACAACATTTACTCTCATTATAAACCTCCTGTTTTAAAAGGGTTTCATATCCATAGATCGAGAGAAAATCGGAAGATTATTGAAAAGATGTTTTTTGTATTCATTAATTATCTGCTGATATGATTTTTGAGCCGGCTGTCGATTTCGAAAGGTTCAGATATCCCCATCCTCATCTTCTTGAAATCCTTGTGTGA comes from candidate division WOR-3 bacterium and encodes:
- a CDS encoding AAA family ATPase, which produces MDEILQKLQVFGYEKYSKIILSSLVTGEPLLFIGKHGSGKTFMLCQLARALGYKTEGDEKEFNAYDASKSVFEDIIGFPDPEMMKKSKMEYIKSPMTLWNKKFILIDELSRANYAMQSKWLEIIKDRSLMGKNIPSLRYVFSAMNPLNYPGAYTLDPALADRFAQIVEIDDYFKEDDILKIVKGNNEKSSLLREDNEFDKNITEKLQALIKKVKKEYYTLPQKITDLSEKFCAAYYRNAQDVCSEKEFKAVSERRVGMIFRTLKVMFAIDMSKKIRITTKVFRDNFKMASEFSWIYPAIEDGNTRNLEKEILEKTIRDLGFIKIEPENEESTERILQKFKISTSGKEAFKSALTILNKARLLQEKNVSSCEKDIQLFEKAKEVILSQGDDWLNRNLHGMSVDSYRITGICDQYIDNDDDTAVEIISEILKSEENYASGNIQEKKTA
- a CDS encoding restriction endonuclease subunit S, with translation MVIKKIKLSDICEIRAGYLFRFKIEEDNEGDVQVIQLSDVGRSLILENLGQFKSIKIDDKRILEKHLLKEDEILFKAKSTNHVAAVFKGNFNALATHHFFIMRIRPIEGINRNEIFPPYLALYINLPPSQTHFSSNRANTHIINKNSLESLEIALPDIEIQKNAVNVYENLTKQMENYGKIIEHKKELLDLTLSNLLGISNAFKD